The following are encoded in a window of Streptomyces sp. SAT1 genomic DNA:
- a CDS encoding manganese efflux pump MntP, translating into MDWLRTAVTADLIGLAANFDNWGVGLAYGVAGIRFPHRINALVNTVGLASVLLGAYGGDLVSRRVPPAAAGLVACGVLVSVALLYLYQMYVRPRRVHRTAPPVSAPPGPRQGLLLGVGLSFTNVANGFGATVSAAVPLWGVAAAVTFWGYAMIWLGNRLGTGVAARVVGAWSPAVAAAVLIGVGVHEATGT; encoded by the coding sequence ATGGACTGGCTGCGCACCGCGGTCACGGCCGATCTGATCGGCCTGGCCGCCAACTTCGACAACTGGGGGGTGGGCCTCGCCTACGGCGTCGCCGGGATCAGGTTCCCGCACCGGATCAACGCGCTCGTCAACACGGTCGGCCTGGCCAGCGTCCTGTTGGGCGCGTACGGCGGAGACCTCGTCTCCCGCCGGGTGCCCCCGGCCGCCGCCGGCCTGGTCGCGTGCGGGGTGCTCGTGTCGGTGGCGCTCCTCTACCTGTACCAGATGTACGTACGGCCCCGCCGCGTCCACCGCACCGCACCGCCGGTGTCCGCACCCCCCGGCCCGCGCCAGGGCCTGCTGCTCGGTGTCGGCCTGTCGTTCACCAATGTCGCCAACGGCTTCGGGGCCACGGTCTCGGCGGCGGTCCCGCTGTGGGGCGTCGCCGCGGCCGTCACGTTCTGGGGCTACGCGATGATCTGGCTCGGCAACAGACTGGGGACCGGGGTGGCCGCCAGGGTCGTCGGCGCCTGGTCGCCCGCCGTCGCCGCCGCCGTGCTGATCGGTGTCGGCGTGCACGAGGCGACCGGGACATAG
- a CDS encoding MutS-related protein gives MRARLLHRDRDPAWDTAPGPQEDDLTRDLDLGTLYAAMADGDAFLYECARRVMMSPLTDPEEIRYRQDVLADCLRQPETVRELYALATEALAREKRVFGSFVRSPEASLARSLDVLALFLELLQRLRHLADTRAGEFRSAGFRRFFAMLATELDDDCLTRLRGHAERLRFRGGVLVSARPTSGCRGAGYVLREPPHKRGWRDLFTSSGPPAYTYHLPERDEAGARALGELRGRGLDLAADALARSCDHILAFFTALRRELGFCTGCLNLRAVLAARGAPVCRPDPAAPGTPVLTCRGLYDVCLALRGAGPVVGSDVDADGARLLVVTGANEGGKSTFLRAVGLAHLMAQSGMFAAADSFAADPRDQVFTHFRREEDPDMVSGKLDEELARMSGIADRLTARGLVLFNESFAATDEREGAEINRQILRALTEAGVKAVCVTHLYELSHGLYTHRPHGAGTVFLRAERTPDGRRTHRLVEGPPEPTAHGADLYARVFGERPAAPVGAALLDERGTGRPWTGCAPRSRPI, from the coding sequence GTGAGGGCGCGGCTCCTGCACCGCGACCGCGACCCGGCCTGGGACACCGCGCCCGGCCCGCAGGAAGACGACCTGACGCGGGACCTGGACCTCGGGACGCTGTACGCGGCGATGGCCGACGGCGACGCCTTCCTGTACGAATGCGCCCGCCGGGTCATGATGTCCCCGCTCACCGACCCGGAGGAGATCCGCTACCGGCAGGACGTCCTGGCCGACTGCCTGCGGCAACCGGAGACGGTCCGCGAGCTCTACGCCCTGGCCACCGAGGCCCTGGCCCGCGAGAAGCGCGTCTTCGGCAGCTTCGTACGCTCCCCCGAGGCGTCCCTCGCCCGCTCGCTGGACGTCCTCGCTCTGTTCCTCGAACTCCTCCAGCGGCTGCGGCACCTGGCCGACACCCGTGCCGGGGAGTTCCGCTCCGCCGGGTTCCGCCGGTTCTTCGCCATGCTGGCCACCGAACTCGACGACGACTGCCTCACCCGGCTGCGCGGCCACGCCGAGCGGCTGCGCTTCCGCGGCGGTGTCCTGGTCAGCGCCCGGCCGACCAGTGGCTGCCGGGGCGCGGGGTACGTGCTGCGCGAACCGCCGCACAAGCGCGGCTGGCGCGACCTGTTCACCTCCTCCGGGCCCCCGGCGTACACGTACCACCTGCCCGAACGCGACGAAGCCGGGGCCAGGGCGCTCGGCGAGCTGCGCGGGCGCGGCCTCGACCTCGCCGCCGACGCGCTGGCCCGCTCCTGCGACCACATCCTGGCCTTCTTCACCGCGCTCCGCCGCGAACTGGGCTTCTGCACGGGCTGCCTCAACCTGCGCGCGGTGCTCGCCGCCCGGGGCGCGCCGGTGTGCCGCCCCGATCCCGCGGCACCGGGCACACCGGTCCTCACCTGCCGCGGCCTGTACGACGTGTGTCTCGCGCTGCGCGGCGCCGGGCCCGTCGTCGGCAGCGACGTGGACGCGGACGGGGCCCGGCTGCTGGTGGTCACGGGGGCCAACGAGGGCGGCAAGTCCACCTTCCTGCGTGCCGTGGGACTGGCCCATCTCATGGCGCAGAGCGGCATGTTCGCCGCCGCCGACTCCTTTGCCGCCGACCCGCGCGACCAGGTGTTCACCCACTTCCGGCGGGAGGAGGACCCGGACATGGTCAGCGGCAAACTGGACGAGGAGCTGGCGCGGATGAGCGGCATCGCCGACCGCCTCACCGCGCGCGGCCTCGTCCTGTTCAACGAGTCGTTCGCCGCCACCGACGAGCGGGAGGGCGCGGAGATCAACCGGCAGATCCTGCGCGCCCTGACCGAGGCGGGGGTGAAGGCGGTGTGCGTCACCCATCTGTACGAGCTGTCCCACGGCCTGTACACACACCGCCCGCACGGCGCCGGCACCGTGTTCCTGCGCGCCGAGCGCACCCCCGACGGCCGCCGCACCCATCGGCTGGTCGAGGGCCCGCCCGAGCCCACCGCCCACGGCGCGGATCTGTACGCGCGCGTCTTCGGCGAGCGGCCGGCGGCTCCGGTGGGCGCGGCACTCCTCGACGAGCGCGGAACGGGACGCCCATGGACTGGCTGCGCACCGCGGTCACGGCCGATCTGA
- a CDS encoding MutS-related protein: MAADRAAPDRADPGAPRVPSVLFPDGADRAGMSPPEPDCFRDLNLDQLVDALELCRPAYGLAPFFRARPGDLRTVGHRQAVFRDLAELPALADRLDGFGERMREVRDRLRRAGAMRHRYQAADWSLEAVHAYTAACAGLARDLARAAPRSPALRAIAAYAGSYVASAAFTALARDARRLQEQLDDVHYCLLITPGRVRVSAYEGQGDYGVEVLADFERFRQGEAKDHRSRFRSDEVMNHVEEAVLDRVALLYPDVFAELERFRERHADFLDPGITAFEREIQFYLAYRAFTAPLERAGLPFCLPEVLEGAKGDRELAAEGMFDLVLADKLVREGAESVLNDFRLSGPERFLVVSGPNQGGKTTFARAFGQLHHLAALGCPVPARRARLLLCDGLFTHFEHGERLDDPGGKLYDDLLRVHAVLERAAPGGVVVLNEVFTSTTLDDAVLLGARTLEQFIDRGLIGVCVTFVDELSRLGEATVSMVAAVDPADPAVRTFRIGRGPADGLSHAVAVAERHGLTHDRLRARIRP, translated from the coding sequence ATGGCCGCCGACCGCGCCGCTCCCGACCGGGCCGACCCGGGCGCCCCGCGCGTACCGAGCGTGCTGTTCCCCGACGGCGCCGACCGGGCCGGCATGTCGCCGCCCGAGCCGGACTGCTTCCGCGACCTTAACCTGGACCAGCTCGTCGACGCGCTCGAACTGTGCCGTCCCGCCTACGGTCTCGCGCCGTTCTTCCGGGCGCGGCCGGGGGACCTCCGTACGGTCGGCCACCGGCAGGCCGTCTTCCGGGACCTGGCGGAGCTGCCCGCTCTCGCCGACCGGCTCGACGGCTTCGGCGAGCGGATGCGCGAGGTGCGGGACCGGCTCCGGCGCGCCGGCGCGATGCGCCACCGCTACCAGGCGGCGGACTGGTCGCTGGAGGCGGTGCACGCCTACACCGCGGCGTGCGCGGGGCTCGCCAGGGACCTGGCCCGCGCCGCACCGCGCTCCCCGGCCCTGCGAGCGATCGCCGCGTACGCCGGTTCCTACGTCGCCTCCGCCGCCTTCACCGCGCTCGCCCGGGACGCGCGCCGCCTCCAGGAACAGCTGGACGACGTCCACTACTGCCTGCTCATCACCCCCGGACGGGTCAGGGTGAGCGCCTACGAGGGGCAGGGGGACTACGGCGTCGAGGTCCTCGCCGACTTCGAGCGGTTCCGGCAGGGGGAGGCGAAGGACCACCGGTCCCGCTTCCGCTCGGACGAGGTGATGAACCATGTCGAGGAAGCCGTCCTGGACCGGGTCGCCCTGCTGTACCCGGACGTCTTCGCGGAGCTGGAGCGGTTCCGCGAGCGGCACGCGGACTTCCTCGACCCGGGGATCACGGCCTTCGAGCGCGAGATCCAGTTCTATCTGGCCTACCGGGCGTTCACCGCGCCGCTGGAGCGGGCCGGGCTGCCGTTCTGCCTGCCCGAGGTGCTGGAGGGCGCGAAGGGCGACCGGGAGCTCGCCGCGGAGGGGATGTTCGACCTCGTGCTCGCGGACAAGCTCGTCCGGGAGGGGGCCGAGTCGGTGCTCAACGATTTCCGGCTGAGCGGGCCGGAGCGGTTCCTCGTCGTGTCGGGGCCGAACCAGGGCGGCAAGACGACGTTTGCCCGTGCGTTCGGACAGCTGCACCACCTGGCCGCGCTCGGCTGCCCGGTCCCCGCGCGGCGGGCCCGGCTCCTGCTGTGCGACGGGCTGTTCACCCACTTCGAGCACGGCGAGCGCCTCGACGACCCCGGCGGAAAGCTGTACGACGACCTCCTCCGCGTGCACGCCGTCCTGGAGCGGGCGGCACCGGGCGGCGTCGTCGTCCTCAACGAGGTGTTCACCTCCACCACCCTCGACGACGCCGTGCTGCTCGGCGCTCGCACCCTCGAACAGTTCATCGACCGCGGCCTGATCGGCGTCTGCGTCACCTTCGTCGACGAACTGTCCAGGCTGGGCGAGGCCACCGTCAGCATGGTCGCCGCCGTCGACCCCGCCGACCCGGCCGTGCGCACCTTCCGCATCGGACGCGGCCCCGCCGACGGCCTCTCCCACGCCGTTGCCGTCGCCGAACGCCACGGGCTCACCCACGACCGCCTGCGCGCCAGGATCCGGCCGTGA
- a CDS encoding PP2C family protein-serine/threonine phosphatase gives MKRDPRQPGAPHTEHEPDAGAARLRLLAEASRALASGLDAEEALRRLARLVVPHLADACVVDVAEGERLRRLAITDREPERSLRVLPGGLLPGPDDSSAALAKVLRGAGPVVVSGVGLPDPADPLQSAQWALYRMLDAGTALIVPMLVRRQVLGALTFVRRAPGAVFDEQEQALAADLGHRAGLALDNARLYALQQYTAEQLQLSLLPDLTGLAHLQLAARYVAARERAEVGGDWYDAFPLPDGSAVLAIGDVVGHDLAAAVRMGQLRNMLRALAYDSGDDPAGVMSRLDRVMQGLTGIELVTAVIARLETPTTDATAPWRLHWTNAGHPPPLLARPDGRTVLLEEASAPVLGVDPALARTTATCELPSGSTVLLYTDGLIERPGEDIGRGLTRLRQHATALAREPLPVFLDELLTRMSDRQQDDVAALALRVP, from the coding sequence ATGAAACGGGATCCACGGCAGCCTGGGGCGCCGCACACGGAGCACGAGCCGGACGCGGGGGCGGCCCGGCTGCGGCTGCTGGCCGAGGCGAGCCGGGCGCTGGCCTCGGGCCTGGACGCGGAGGAGGCGCTGCGCCGACTGGCCCGGCTGGTCGTGCCGCATCTGGCGGACGCCTGTGTGGTCGACGTGGCCGAGGGCGAGCGGCTGCGGCGGCTCGCGATCACGGACCGGGAGCCCGAGCGGTCGCTGCGGGTGCTGCCCGGCGGGCTGCTGCCCGGTCCGGACGACTCGTCCGCCGCGCTGGCGAAGGTGCTGCGCGGCGCGGGGCCGGTCGTCGTCTCCGGCGTCGGGCTGCCCGACCCCGCAGACCCGCTCCAGTCCGCCCAGTGGGCCCTGTACCGCATGCTGGACGCCGGGACCGCGCTGATCGTGCCCATGCTGGTGCGCCGCCAGGTCCTCGGCGCGCTCACGTTCGTGCGGCGTGCGCCGGGTGCCGTGTTCGACGAGCAGGAGCAGGCGCTGGCGGCGGATCTGGGGCACCGGGCGGGGCTGGCGCTGGACAACGCCCGGCTGTACGCGCTCCAGCAGTACACCGCCGAGCAGCTCCAGCTCTCCCTGCTGCCCGACCTGACCGGTCTGGCCCACCTCCAGCTCGCCGCCCGCTACGTGGCCGCCCGCGAACGCGCCGAGGTGGGCGGCGACTGGTACGACGCCTTCCCGCTCCCCGACGGCTCGGCGGTGCTCGCCATCGGCGACGTCGTCGGCCACGACCTGGCCGCCGCCGTCCGCATGGGCCAGCTGCGCAACATGCTCCGCGCCCTCGCCTACGACAGCGGCGACGACCCGGCCGGGGTGATGAGCCGCCTGGACCGCGTCATGCAGGGCCTGACCGGCATCGAACTCGTCACCGCCGTCATCGCCCGCCTCGAAACACCCACCACCGACGCCACAGCGCCGTGGCGACTCCACTGGACCAACGCCGGTCATCCGCCGCCGCTGCTGGCCCGGCCCGACGGGCGTACCGTCCTGCTGGAGGAGGCGAGCGCCCCGGTCCTCGGCGTGGACCCGGCCCTCGCCCGGACCACCGCGACCTGCGAACTGCCCTCCGGGTCCACCGTGCTCCTCTACACGGACGGCCTGATCGAACGGCCCGGCGAGGACATCGGACGCGGGCTGACCCGGCTGCGCCAGCACGCCACCGCACTGGCCCGCGAGCCCCTGCCGGTCTTCCTCGACGAACTGCTCACCCGGATGAGCGACCGGCAGCAGGACGACGTGGCGGCGCTGGCGTTGCGGGTGCCCTGA
- the dhaK gene encoding dihydroxyacetone kinase subunit DhaK has protein sequence MRMLINVAETVVADALRGMAAAHPELTVDVDNRVIVRRDAPVAGKVALVSGGGSGHEPLHGGFVGPGMLSAACPGEVFTSPVPDQMVRAAAAVDSGAGVLFVVKNYTGDVLNFDMAAELAEDEGIRIAKVLVDDDVAVTDSLFTAGRRGTGATLFVEKIAGAAADEGQPLERVEAVARQVDDNSRSFGVALSAVTTPAKGSPTFDLPDGELELGIGIHGEPGRERRPMMTSREIADFAVNAILEDMNPRNPVLLLVNGMGATPLLELYGFNAEVHRALAERGVAVARTLVGNYVTSLDMAGASVTLCQIDEELLRLWDAPVNTPGLRWGL, from the coding sequence ATGAGGATGTTGATCAACGTAGCCGAAACCGTCGTCGCGGACGCGTTGCGCGGCATGGCGGCCGCCCATCCCGAGCTGACGGTCGATGTGGACAACCGGGTGATCGTACGGCGGGACGCCCCCGTGGCCGGGAAGGTCGCGCTGGTGTCCGGCGGCGGATCGGGGCACGAGCCGTTGCACGGCGGGTTCGTGGGCCCCGGCATGCTGTCGGCGGCCTGTCCCGGAGAGGTGTTCACCTCGCCGGTGCCCGACCAGATGGTGCGGGCGGCGGCGGCCGTCGACAGCGGCGCCGGTGTGCTGTTCGTCGTGAAGAACTACACCGGCGACGTGCTCAACTTCGACATGGCCGCCGAACTCGCCGAGGACGAGGGCATCCGGATCGCGAAGGTGCTGGTCGACGACGATGTGGCGGTGACCGACAGCCTCTTCACCGCGGGCCGGCGCGGCACCGGCGCCACCCTGTTCGTGGAGAAGATCGCGGGCGCGGCGGCCGACGAGGGCCAGCCGCTGGAGCGGGTCGAGGCCGTCGCCCGGCAGGTGGACGACAACTCCCGCAGCTTCGGTGTCGCGCTGAGCGCCGTCACCACCCCGGCCAAGGGCAGCCCCACCTTCGACCTGCCCGACGGGGAACTGGAGCTGGGCATCGGCATCCACGGCGAGCCGGGGCGGGAGCGGCGGCCGATGATGACCTCGCGCGAGATCGCGGACTTCGCGGTGAACGCGATCCTGGAGGACATGAACCCGCGCAACCCCGTGCTGCTGCTGGTCAACGGGATGGGCGCGACCCCGCTGCTGGAGCTGTACGGGTTCAACGCCGAGGTGCACCGGGCGCTCGCCGAGCGCGGGGTGGCCGTCGCCCGCACACTGGTCGGCAACTACGTCACCTCCCTCGACATGGCGGGCGCCTCGGTCACCCTGTGCCAGATCGACGAGGAACTGCTGCGGTTGTGGGACGCTCCCGTGAACACGCCGGGCCTGCGCTGGGGCCTGTGA
- the dhaL gene encoding dihydroxyacetone kinase subunit DhaL has translation MLDADFFRRWMTATAASVDREAQRLTDLDSAIGDADHGSNLQRGFTAVRQELEQEGPGTPGEVLALAGKQLISKVGGASGPLYGTLLRRTGKALGDAPEVTEAQLAEALRSGVDGVMKLGGAAPGDKTMIDALVPALDALADGFPAASAAAERGARDTTPLQARKGRASYLGERSIGHQDPGATSSALLIAALAEAAEGAEG, from the coding sequence GTGCTCGACGCCGATTTCTTCCGCCGCTGGATGACGGCGACCGCCGCGTCCGTCGACCGTGAGGCCCAGCGGCTCACCGACCTCGACTCGGCCATCGGGGACGCCGACCACGGCAGCAACCTCCAGCGCGGGTTCACGGCCGTCCGCCAGGAGCTGGAGCAGGAGGGGCCCGGCACTCCGGGCGAGGTGCTGGCCCTCGCCGGGAAGCAGCTGATCTCGAAGGTCGGCGGCGCGTCGGGGCCGCTGTACGGGACCCTGCTGCGCCGTACCGGCAAGGCGCTGGGCGACGCCCCCGAGGTGACGGAGGCCCAGCTCGCCGAGGCGCTGCGGTCCGGGGTCGACGGGGTGATGAAGCTGGGCGGTGCGGCACCGGGCGACAAGACGATGATCGACGCGCTGGTACCGGCCCTGGACGCGCTCGCCGACGGGTTCCCGGCGGCGAGCGCCGCCGCCGAGCGGGGCGCCAGGGACACCACCCCGCTCCAGGCCCGCAAGGGCCGGGCCAGCTATCTCGGGGAACGCAGCATCGGGCACCAGGACCCCGGTGCCACCTCGTCGGCGTTGCTGATCGCCGCCCTCGCCGAGGCGGCCGAAGGGGCGGAGGGCTGA
- a CDS encoding PTS-dependent dihydroxyacetone kinase phosphotransferase subunit DhaM, protein MSDDKPVGIVLVSHSAEVAASVAELARGLAGGADNVPVAPAGGREGGGLGTSAELVAAAAASVDRGAGVAVLTDLGSAVLTVKALLAEGDELPEDTRLVDAPFVEGAVAAVVTAATGADLDAVEAAAADAYAYRKV, encoded by the coding sequence GTGAGCGACGACAAGCCGGTGGGGATCGTACTGGTGTCGCACAGCGCCGAGGTCGCCGCCTCGGTGGCGGAGCTGGCGCGGGGGCTCGCGGGCGGGGCGGACAACGTCCCGGTGGCTCCCGCGGGCGGCCGGGAGGGCGGTGGCCTCGGCACCAGCGCGGAACTGGTCGCCGCGGCGGCGGCGTCCGTGGACCGGGGGGCCGGGGTCGCCGTCCTGACCGACCTCGGCAGCGCCGTCCTCACCGTGAAGGCGCTGCTGGCCGAGGGCGACGAGTTGCCGGAGGACACCCGGCTGGTGGACGCCCCCTTCGTGGAGGGCGCGGTGGCCGCCGTCGTCACCGCCGCCACCGGAGCCGACCTGGACGCGGTGGAGGCGGCGGCGGCGGACGCGTACGCCTACCGGAAGGTGTGA
- a CDS encoding glycoside hydrolase family 75 protein: MRVQSLTLVAASAALLAPTTLPVVPVSHRPHPEPAAHGESGTAAGLLARTRHCAQISHGRYRSDAGVRATIPVCGLPGAVYWKADLDIDCDGRPTRRCNRRTDPQFSPAAAYAQSDGRRLDAEHLPYIVLPAPSRIWDHRDHGLRGGSVAAVVYRGRVRYAVVGDTGPRDVIGEASYAAARRLGIPADPRTGGARSGVTYIVFENSRVDRIEDHAEAVRQGERLVRRLVGASARVR; encoded by the coding sequence GTGCGTGTCCAGTCGCTGACCCTCGTCGCGGCGAGCGCCGCCCTGCTGGCTCCGACGACACTGCCCGTCGTTCCCGTGTCCCACCGGCCGCATCCGGAACCCGCGGCCCACGGCGAGAGCGGCACCGCCGCCGGCCTGCTGGCCCGTACGCGCCACTGCGCGCAGATCTCCCACGGCCGCTACCGCTCCGACGCGGGCGTCCGTGCCACGATCCCGGTCTGCGGCCTGCCCGGCGCGGTGTACTGGAAGGCGGACCTGGACATCGACTGCGACGGACGGCCCACCCGCCGCTGCAACCGGCGCACCGACCCGCAGTTCTCCCCGGCCGCCGCCTACGCCCAGTCCGACGGCCGGCGCCTCGACGCCGAACACCTGCCCTACATCGTCCTGCCCGCCCCCAGCCGCATCTGGGACCACCGCGACCACGGACTGCGCGGCGGATCGGTCGCCGCGGTCGTCTACCGGGGCCGGGTGCGGTACGCGGTCGTCGGCGACACCGGCCCCCGGGACGTCATCGGCGAGGCGTCCTACGCCGCCGCGCGCCGGCTCGGCATCCCCGCGGACCCGCGCACCGGCGGGGCGCGCTCGGGAGTGACGTACATCGTCTTCGAGAACTCCCGGGTCGACCGCATCGAGGACCACGCGGAGGCCGTGCGGCAGGGCGAGCGCCTGGTACGGCGGCTGGTCGGCGCGAGCGCGCGGGTCAGATGA